The following coding sequences lie in one Petrotoga sibirica DSM 13575 genomic window:
- the cas4 gene encoding CRISPR-associated protein Cas4: MTDFEPSGLLIDYFYICKRKLYLYFYKISFENTNDAIQIGKEIEESFFKDSLKSITVANSKIDFITIEDKVVVHEIKKSKAFESAHIWQVKYYIYQLRQKGIDSEYGIIHYLLLKRKISVNFNEMDQARIQEAIEKIREILSLSQPPQVIKKPFCSKCAYYEYCYI, translated from the coding sequence ATGACAGATTTTGAACCATCTGGTTTACTTATTGATTATTTTTACATATGTAAAAGAAAACTATATCTCTACTTTTACAAAATTTCCTTTGAAAATACAAATGATGCAATACAGATAGGTAAAGAGATAGAAGAATCGTTTTTCAAGGATTCATTGAAAAGTATCACCGTAGCTAACTCGAAAATTGATTTCATCACTATTGAAGATAAAGTAGTAGTTCATGAAATAAAGAAAAGTAAAGCTTTCGAAAGTGCCCATATTTGGCAAGTTAAATATTATATTTACCAACTTCGTCAAAAAGGAATCGATTCAGAATATGGTATAATTCATTATCTTCTTCTGAAAAGAAAAATATCAGTCAATTTTAATGAAATGGACCAAGCAAGGATCCAAGAAGCTATAGAAAAAATAAGAGAAATATTGTCTCTAAGTCAACCACCACAGGTAATCAAAAAACCATTTTGTTCCAAATGCGCTTATTATGAATATTGTTATATATAA
- the cas7i gene encoding type I-B CRISPR-associated protein Cas7/Cst2/DevR, with protein sequence MSITATMVFEASELNRDEKMGNNILTIKKLSYGNKILAFISRNAIRHYLFYTLNRLYPEDWKEAAVTVPKNSKEAIQFDLKKSNILENAELDFFGYMSTEEGSLSTVRKAPLGITKALSFEEWRGDMAFYANPEMAKRSGTTPNPYQKEEFFGIFKYSVTIDEDRIGKDSWIISNGETEFSEGTLKISLEATKKKKNDSGKILFVRNLEKISETEYKHEKGKVIIKENDNQKTINFIVDDEVKEKRIKQILEVLQNGLVYHASTEHECIIPLFMIVAKVKIPAPIFHHKLSIDFDVSPMRITKENIEDLLSNEYIESIYLKDSPSKLTIEPFQTNIPKSQKIDDLITKEDKK encoded by the coding sequence ATGAGTATAACAGCTACAATGGTATTTGAAGCTTCAGAATTAAATCGCGACGAAAAAATGGGGAACAATATACTAACGATAAAAAAGCTATCTTATGGTAATAAAATTCTTGCTTTTATATCTAGAAATGCAATAAGGCATTACCTTTTCTATACCTTGAATAGACTGTATCCGGAAGATTGGAAAGAAGCTGCTGTAACTGTTCCAAAAAACTCAAAAGAAGCAATTCAATTTGATCTGAAAAAGTCTAATATATTGGAAAATGCAGAACTAGACTTTTTTGGATATATGTCCACCGAAGAAGGCTCTTTGAGTACGGTTAGAAAAGCACCTCTTGGAATTACAAAGGCACTTTCTTTCGAAGAATGGAGAGGTGATATGGCTTTTTACGCAAATCCTGAGATGGCAAAGAGGTCAGGCACTACTCCAAATCCATACCAAAAAGAGGAATTTTTTGGGATATTTAAATATTCTGTGACAATTGACGAAGATAGGATAGGTAAAGATTCTTGGATTATTAGTAACGGAGAAACAGAATTTTCAGAGGGTACCTTAAAGATTTCTCTAGAAGCTACGAAGAAGAAGAAGAACGATTCAGGAAAGATTCTCTTTGTTAGAAATTTAGAAAAAATTTCTGAGACAGAGTATAAGCATGAGAAAGGGAAAGTTATAATCAAGGAGAATGATAATCAAAAAACAATAAATTTCATAGTTGATGATGAAGTTAAAGAAAAAAGGATAAAGCAAATATTAGAAGTTCTTCAAAATGGATTAGTCTATCATGCATCCACAGAACATGAATGTATAATTCCTCTTTTTATGATCGTCGCAAAGGTTAAAATACCTGCGCCAATTTTTCACCACAAATTAAGCATTGATTTTGACGTTTCTCCAATGAGAATTACAAAAGAAAATATAGAGGATCTTTTAAGTAACGAATATATAGAAAGCATTTATTTAAAAGATAGTCCTTCTAAATTAACTATAGAACCTTTTCAAACGAACATCCCTAAATCTCAAAAGATAGATGATTTAATCACTAAGGAAGATAAAAAATGA
- the recA gene encoding recombinase RecA, whose product MAKNDSKDTNKEELLEKLVKELEKNHGTGSVMIMGKGLDNSNISVVPSGCLSLDIALGVGGYPRGRIVEIYGNESSGKTTLALHSLAEVQKLNGIVAFVDAEHALDVEYAKKLGVDVDKLIVSQPDYGEQALEIVDSLIRSNIVDLIVVDSVAALVPKAEIEGAMGDSHMGLQARLMSQALRKLAGSINKSKSIVIFINQVRMKIGVVYGNPETTTGGIALKFYSTIRIEVRKGNAIREGKDQIGNETTLKVVKNKVAPPFKQANVDMIFGRGVAKENDIFNLAVEEDLIQRKGAWFSYINENGEEVSLGQGKTNSVSYLMENPDILDYLEYTIRKKHNLIIPDYLVEKFESNSSKSKKEKNEEVQKN is encoded by the coding sequence ATGGCTAAAAATGATTCTAAAGATACAAATAAAGAAGAACTGTTAGAAAAGCTTGTTAAAGAATTAGAAAAAAATCATGGAACAGGATCGGTCATGATAATGGGTAAGGGATTGGATAATAGCAATATATCCGTTGTACCAAGTGGATGTTTATCGCTAGACATAGCTTTGGGTGTTGGCGGATATCCAAGGGGAAGAATTGTGGAAATATATGGAAACGAATCATCGGGTAAAACTACGTTAGCTCTTCATTCCTTAGCGGAAGTCCAAAAATTGAACGGTATAGTCGCATTTGTTGATGCCGAACATGCTTTAGATGTTGAATATGCCAAAAAGTTAGGCGTAGACGTCGACAAATTAATTGTTTCACAACCGGATTATGGTGAACAAGCCCTTGAAATTGTAGATTCTTTGATAAGATCTAACATAGTAGACTTAATAGTCGTAGACTCTGTAGCCGCTTTAGTACCGAAAGCAGAAATAGAAGGAGCTATGGGAGACTCTCATATGGGACTTCAAGCAAGACTTATGTCTCAAGCTCTAAGAAAATTAGCTGGAAGTATAAACAAGTCCAAATCTATAGTAATATTTATAAACCAAGTAAGGATGAAAATAGGGGTAGTGTACGGTAATCCAGAAACCACTACGGGAGGAATTGCACTAAAATTTTATTCTACGATAAGGATAGAGGTAAGAAAAGGTAATGCCATAAGAGAAGGTAAAGATCAAATAGGGAATGAAACAACCTTAAAAGTTGTAAAAAATAAGGTTGCACCGCCATTCAAACAGGCAAATGTTGACATGATCTTTGGCCGAGGTGTCGCCAAAGAAAACGATATCTTTAACCTAGCTGTGGAGGAAGATTTAATTCAAAGAAAAGGTGCTTGGTTCTCTTATATCAACGAAAATGGTGAAGAAGTTAGTTTAGGACAGGGTAAAACTAATTCAGTTAGTTATCTCATGGAAAATCCTGACATACTTGATTATTTAGAATATACGATTCGCAAGAAGCACAATTTAATCATTCCCGATTATCTAGTAGAAAAGTTCGAATCTAACTCGTCAAAGAGCAAAAAAGAGAAAAATGAAGAAGTCCAAAAAAATTAA
- the cas5b gene encoding type I-B CRISPR-associated protein Cas5b encodes MKVLKFELYQPAALYRIPYSQSRWLTYISPPYSTIIGFFCNILGEKSLISSFLQSTNYIAVYSKFLSKSKSYSWLRNLSKNRVHVETEHIGSQSPIILEELNDVHLNIYLYSEQKDFYGKLIQNSSLPEKWLHHLHLGRSEDWAQINNIKVIDVVKRPIYGRLEGSTWVANPNDSLYETEENSHYKEFYSKLASAENLISSLYEIKKISFKSDNKLKVNYVRNFNYIPSKLIYNNDLPYSTTKNYEFYIDDDVPLFFTKIKKR; translated from the coding sequence ATGAAAGTTTTGAAATTTGAACTTTATCAACCAGCAGCTTTGTACAGAATTCCTTATTCACAAAGTAGATGGTTAACTTATATATCTCCACCGTATTCAACTATAATCGGTTTTTTCTGTAATATTTTAGGGGAGAAAAGTCTTATAAGTTCCTTTTTGCAATCCACAAATTATATTGCTGTTTATTCTAAATTTCTCTCAAAAAGTAAGTCCTATAGTTGGTTGAGGAACTTATCTAAAAATCGAGTCCACGTAGAAACAGAACATATTGGTTCACAATCTCCAATAATCTTAGAAGAATTGAATGATGTCCATCTAAATATATATCTATACTCCGAACAAAAAGATTTTTATGGTAAATTAATTCAAAATTCTTCCTTACCAGAAAAATGGTTGCATCATCTGCATCTTGGCCGATCAGAAGATTGGGCGCAAATAAATAACATAAAAGTCATAGATGTTGTTAAACGACCCATATATGGAAGATTAGAAGGAAGTACTTGGGTCGCTAATCCAAACGATTCTTTATATGAGACAGAAGAAAATAGTCACTATAAAGAATTTTATTCCAAACTTGCATCGGCCGAAAACTTAATTAGTTCATTGTATGAAATAAAGAAAATATCTTTTAAATCTGATAATAAGTTAAAAGTAAACTATGTGAGAAATTTCAATTATATTCCTTCAAAGCTTATCTATAATAATGATCTACCTTATAGTACTACCAAAAATTATGAATTTTATATAGATGATGATGTGCCACTTTTTTTTACAAAGATAAAAAAGAGGTGA
- the cas6 gene encoding CRISPR-associated endoribonuclease Cas6 translates to MRLKVIFESQSDTSYIPLDYRPTLISMLKSALMNTTYYNELFQKKTLKSYTWAVYFGKEFKITNNSLQTSKNITFYFSTSDEQLIMVLFNGLLDLKKQTYKLSFPQVNFSIKTIIPFPPEMYNKSSIYFKTMSPVILTNPLVSKDEKNFYVTPQEEFATFQYILNLQTRKKLELLGLGNIYKDILFENINTKDTLIRHYGGFIKGFTGFFKITSSPQIITFLYETGMGVKTGSGFGYLDKVGEE, encoded by the coding sequence TTGAGATTAAAAGTGATATTTGAAAGTCAAAGCGATACCTCCTATATACCGTTAGACTACAGACCCACCTTAATTTCAATGCTTAAATCAGCTTTAATGAATACAACTTACTATAACGAACTTTTTCAAAAGAAGACACTCAAATCTTACACATGGGCTGTATATTTTGGGAAAGAATTTAAAATAACTAATAATTCTCTCCAAACATCAAAAAATATTACTTTTTATTTTTCAACTAGTGATGAGCAACTAATAATGGTTCTTTTCAATGGTTTACTTGATCTCAAAAAGCAAACTTACAAATTATCTTTCCCTCAAGTTAATTTCTCTATAAAAACTATTATTCCTTTCCCACCAGAAATGTACAATAAATCTTCGATCTATTTTAAAACAATGTCTCCAGTAATTTTAACTAATCCTCTTGTATCCAAAGATGAAAAAAATTTTTATGTAACTCCTCAGGAAGAATTTGCAACTTTTCAATATATATTGAACCTGCAAACAAGGAAAAAGCTTGAACTACTTGGTTTAGGAAATATTTACAAAGATATTTTATTCGAAAATATAAATACAAAAGATACGTTAATAAGACACTACGGTGGATTTATAAAAGGTTTTACAGGATTTTTTAAAATTACATCCTCTCCTCAAATTATAACCTTTTTATACGAAACAGGAATGGGAGTCAAAACGGGTTCTGGTTTTGGTTATCTTGACAAAGTGGGTGAGGAATGA
- a CDS encoding CRISPR-associated helicase/endonuclease Cas3: MEDLYAKSNNSTTLKQHTFDVFTQIKKLSFSNSNYEDILKYSAFLHDLGKAIPHFQKQILKNKNYNWDDSIADVANIPHSIASLFFIDKIKLMEKLNEESIRIVLSNVVFHHFRDNFSGIILESNGTLKLFLETTGEKGLREIESKLKNHFKGTEIETYIAFDEKLYTAITHGSSLIGTGLILPPYVLTFLPQIIKERKENLKMHILTIGSLMRADHFSSYLETNNYNINDYPLEIPPLSKTETENKIDAYLKNKNISENEIWQKKLPINDKISILIAPTGSGKTEYALYTYTGKKTIYLLPMKVSSNAMYERLSDIFTKEKVSLLHSEAFEYLSKKYDEDPEYGGEIRTNIEMAKNLAYPFIVCTGDQIFPSIMKYPSFQKIYTTFPNSKFIIDEVQSYDPKAIAMIIKAIEEIIDYGGNVIVITATLPNFFLDELKRRFESKSFDIDPSKRVINRYNSISPTFCKHKFKLTTMSESEITEKALDLAKSGKRVMVVCNTVEYAQNIYKNIMNLKKDEKIKTFLLHSRYTFNDKRDKESTIIQEFKNPKSEDEIEPKILVSTQIIETSLDIDSDYMITEIAPIDVLIQRFGRVMRRIKEEDSFDLTEENVFIVTQNMEGKKKNTIFESSKGKVYYPEALSSTFDILKNHDSKLCEKEKQTLVSKMYAEIFNEQSKIKQEFQNALQVFDSGYSSASKLEAQSMFRQVANVDVVPENKIDDFVNELKTYKFSDYSDFKNKILNEYVISMNYFLVNQNLKEIPINGEISATIRKWLSGIKLCTNLTYDKELGAVLNKEKNKVENPFI, encoded by the coding sequence ATGGAAGACTTATATGCTAAGAGCAACAATTCAACGACTCTTAAGCAGCACACTTTTGACGTTTTCACCCAAATCAAAAAGTTAAGCTTTTCTAATTCTAACTATGAGGATATTCTTAAATACAGTGCTTTTTTGCATGATTTGGGAAAAGCTATACCACACTTTCAAAAACAGATTTTAAAAAATAAAAATTACAATTGGGATGATTCTATTGCTGATGTTGCTAATATTCCTCATAGCATTGCATCCCTTTTTTTCATTGATAAAATAAAACTTATGGAGAAATTGAATGAAGAATCAATAAGAATTGTCCTTTCAAACGTAGTTTTCCACCATTTCAGAGATAATTTTTCAGGAATCATTTTAGAAAGCAATGGAACTCTTAAACTTTTTCTGGAAACAACAGGTGAAAAAGGTTTAAGAGAAATAGAAAGCAAATTAAAAAATCATTTCAAAGGAACTGAAATAGAAACTTACATTGCTTTTGATGAGAAATTGTATACCGCAATTACACATGGTTCTTCCTTAATAGGAACGGGCTTAATACTGCCTCCATATGTACTAACTTTCTTACCTCAAATAATTAAAGAAAGAAAAGAAAATCTAAAAATGCATATTTTGACTATAGGCAGTCTAATGAGAGCTGATCATTTTTCATCTTATCTTGAAACAAATAATTATAATATAAACGATTATCCATTAGAGATACCGCCTCTATCTAAGACAGAAACAGAAAACAAAATAGATGCCTATCTAAAAAATAAAAACATTAGTGAGAATGAAATTTGGCAAAAAAAGCTGCCTATAAATGATAAGATATCCATTTTAATCGCTCCAACAGGTAGTGGAAAAACTGAATATGCTCTTTACACATATACTGGGAAAAAGACAATTTATTTATTACCTATGAAAGTTTCATCCAATGCAATGTATGAAAGATTATCTGACATTTTTACAAAAGAAAAAGTGTCTTTATTACATTCTGAAGCGTTTGAATATCTTTCAAAAAAGTATGATGAGGATCCGGAATATGGAGGTGAAATAAGAACCAACATAGAAATGGCTAAAAATTTAGCTTATCCTTTTATAGTTTGTACCGGAGATCAAATTTTCCCTTCGATAATGAAATATCCTTCTTTTCAGAAAATTTATACTACTTTTCCAAATTCAAAATTCATAATAGATGAGGTTCAGTCGTATGATCCTAAAGCAATTGCCATGATAATAAAAGCTATAGAAGAAATAATCGATTATGGTGGTAATGTTATAGTTATAACCGCTACCCTTCCAAACTTTTTCCTTGATGAACTAAAAAGAAGATTCGAATCGAAATCTTTTGATATTGATCCCTCTAAACGGGTTATAAATCGTTATAATTCTATCTCCCCAACCTTCTGCAAACATAAATTTAAATTGACAACCATGAGCGAAAGCGAAATAACAGAAAAAGCCTTAGATTTAGCAAAATCAGGCAAAAGGGTTATGGTAGTATGCAACACAGTGGAATATGCTCAGAATATCTATAAAAATATAATGAATCTAAAAAAAGATGAAAAAATAAAAACATTTTTACTTCATTCACGGTATACTTTTAACGATAAAAGAGATAAAGAAAGTACAATAATTCAAGAATTTAAAAACCCTAAGAGCGAAGATGAAATAGAGCCAAAAATCTTAGTTTCTACCCAAATAATAGAAACATCGCTTGATATCGATTCTGACTATATGATAACTGAAATCGCTCCTATCGATGTACTAATACAACGATTTGGTAGAGTCATGAGAAGAATAAAAGAAGAGGATTCATTCGATTTAACAGAAGAAAATGTGTTTATTGTGACTCAAAATATGGAAGGTAAAAAGAAAAATACCATCTTTGAAAGCAGTAAAGGAAAAGTATATTATCCTGAAGCACTTAGTTCAACTTTTGATATATTGAAAAATCATGATTCTAAACTATGTGAAAAGGAAAAGCAAACCCTTGTCTCTAAAATGTATGCAGAGATTTTTAATGAACAATCCAAAATTAAGCAAGAATTTCAAAATGCACTACAGGTTTTTGATTCAGGATACAGTAGCGCTTCAAAGCTAGAAGCTCAAAGTATGTTCAGACAGGTTGCAAACGTTGATGTAGTTCCAGAAAATAAAATAGACGATTTTGTAAATGAGCTTAAAACCTATAAATTTTCTGATTATTCAGATTTTAAAAACAAGATACTAAACGAGTATGTTATCTCAATGAATTATTTTTTAGTGAATCAAAACCTAAAAGAAATACCCATAAACGGAGAAATAAGTGCAACAATTCGTAAATGGTTAAGTGGAATAAAATTATGTACCAATCTAACTTACGATAAAGAACTCGGAGCAGTTTTGAATAAAGAAAAAAACAAAGTAGAAAATCCATTTATTTGA
- a CDS encoding regulatory protein RecX: MKKSKKINPKDEKAAEKSALNLIKYRARSEKELSVRLKEKGFDDEVIGKVVEKCKKNGLIDDKLFAYLYAYDKLTLDKKGPLFIQHELKRLGVEESLIFESLDKVKNEVDINTIALELAKNYYERKQDILKTKVYLYRRGFEPDIINCVIENLRGD, encoded by the coding sequence ATGAAGAAGTCCAAAAAAATTAATCCAAAAGATGAAAAAGCAGCCGAAAAATCTGCATTGAATTTAATAAAGTATCGTGCCAGATCAGAAAAGGAACTTTCAGTCCGTCTAAAAGAAAAAGGCTTTGATGATGAAGTTATTGGTAAAGTGGTAGAAAAATGCAAGAAAAACGGTTTGATAGATGACAAACTATTTGCATATTTATATGCATATGACAAGTTAACTTTAGACAAAAAAGGTCCTTTGTTTATACAGCATGAATTAAAGCGGTTGGGAGTAGAGGAAAGTTTGATTTTTGAGTCCCTTGACAAAGTTAAAAACGAAGTAGATATAAATACAATTGCTTTAGAATTGGCAAAAAATTATTATGAAAGAAAACAGGACATTCTCAAAACTAAAGTTTACTTGTATAGAAGAGGTTTTGAGCCAGACATTATAAACTGTGTTATTGAAAACTTAAGAGGTGATTAA
- the cas2 gene encoding CRISPR-associated endonuclease Cas2, which produces MKIILIYDIDTTDQETNPNKRLRKILNISRQYLNQIQKSVFEGNLTQGELFKLKNEILKVVDKEKDSVIIYLLNDGVDLKRNILTNIKDPYDNFL; this is translated from the coding sequence ATGAAAATTATCTTGATTTATGATATCGATACGACCGATCAAGAGACTAATCCCAATAAGCGATTAAGAAAGATCTTAAATATATCTCGGCAATATCTCAATCAAATTCAAAAATCTGTCTTTGAAGGGAATTTAACTCAAGGGGAACTTTTTAAATTGAAAAATGAAATCTTAAAGGTAGTGGATAAAGAAAAAGATAGCGTGATTATCTATCTTCTCAACGATGGAGTAGATTTGAAAAGAAATATTTTAACTAATATAAAGGATCCATATGATAATTTCTTATAA
- the cas1b gene encoding type I-B CRISPR-associated endonuclease Cas1b, which translates to MKRNYYIFSSGRIKRKENTILFENKQEKKSIPVQDVDSLYLFGENDLNSKFLDFASKHEIKIHIFNYYGFYSGTYYPRETNLSGHVVVKQVENYLNKEKRAYLARKFVQSAIHNMKRNLQKRTIDYDPEEYLSELSTRLEDKIEIQEIMSLEAAARKYYYSLWENITKWKFEKRTYKPPENPLNSLISFGYSLLYTTTLSEIYKTHLDPKISYLHEPFEKRFSLSLDISEIFKPIFIDRIIFRLINNKMISDNDFQMNELGVFLNEEGRKKFVKEYDTLINSTILHRNLKRKVRYSSLIRLECYKIIKRLIENQEYKPLKAWW; encoded by the coding sequence ATGAAGAGAAATTATTATATATTTTCTTCAGGACGTATAAAAAGGAAAGAAAATACTATATTATTTGAAAATAAACAGGAGAAAAAAAGTATTCCCGTTCAAGATGTTGACTCTTTATATTTATTTGGAGAAAATGATTTAAACTCAAAATTTCTAGATTTCGCTTCAAAACATGAAATAAAAATACATATTTTTAACTATTATGGCTTTTATTCTGGGACTTACTATCCAAGAGAAACAAATTTATCAGGTCATGTTGTTGTTAAACAGGTTGAAAATTATTTAAACAAAGAAAAAAGAGCTTATTTAGCAAGAAAATTTGTCCAATCTGCTATTCACAATATGAAAAGAAACCTACAAAAAAGAACAATTGATTATGATCCGGAAGAATATTTGTCAGAACTAAGTACAAGGTTAGAAGATAAGATTGAAATTCAAGAAATAATGTCACTTGAAGCTGCTGCAAGAAAATATTATTATTCCCTGTGGGAAAATATAACAAAATGGAAATTTGAAAAAAGAACTTACAAACCTCCTGAAAACCCTTTAAATTCACTAATATCTTTTGGATACTCTCTATTGTATACTACTACACTATCAGAAATATACAAAACTCACCTAGATCCTAAGATTAGTTATCTTCACGAACCCTTTGAAAAACGCTTTTCTCTCTCATTAGATATCTCCGAAATTTTCAAACCTATTTTTATCGACAGAATAATATTTAGACTAATAAACAACAAAATGATCTCAGACAATGATTTTCAAATGAATGAGTTAGGAGTATTTTTAAATGAAGAAGGAAGAAAAAAATTTGTAAAGGAATACGATACTCTTATAAATTCTACAATATTACATAGAAATTTAAAAAGAAAAGTAAGGTACTCTTCTTTAATAAGACTGGAATGTTATAAAATAATAAAAAGATTAATTGAAAATCAAGAATACAAACCATTAAAAGCCTGGTGGTAA
- the rny gene encoding ribonuclease Y: MLVYIIIGAAIFILSLLVGINIGNKRIISTLKTKKEELEVEIKNKQKEIEKLLKKADEEAKALKQKELLEAREEIHKLRQQFDLEARQQREELKNNEERLIRKEESLAKKEENLEKLKEKLEAQHENILKLEKELETKLNEIAKMTEEEARQIVINEARDKYEKEIAQKFKEIKDYYEDESKKYARWVITTAIQRYASDVTNEITTSTVSLPTDDMKGRIIGREGRNIRTFEKLTGADLIIDDTPEIVVISSFNPLRREIAKRTLEMLVADGRIHPARIEELYEKSKNEIQEYIKEVGKEAVIRAGIKQPHIEIIKLLGRLKFRTSYGQDVLEHSIEVSQFAGMMASELGLNVELAKRAALFHDLGKAVDHEVEGSHAIVGGQIAKRYGEKLEVVNAIQYHHNEVDPMTPEAVLVAASDALSASRPGARKETLENYIRRIEQLEEIAKSFRYVDKAYAIQAGRELRIIVQPDKVEDEVAEKLAHDISVQIEEKVQYPGVIKVTVIREKRSISYAS; the protein is encoded by the coding sequence ATTCTGGTATATATAATTATAGGAGCAGCAATATTCATCTTATCTTTGCTTGTTGGAATTAATATTGGAAACAAAAGAATTATTTCTACACTAAAAACAAAAAAAGAAGAATTGGAAGTTGAAATAAAAAACAAGCAAAAAGAAATAGAAAAGCTATTAAAAAAAGCAGATGAAGAAGCTAAGGCATTAAAACAAAAAGAATTATTAGAGGCAAGAGAAGAGATACATAAACTCAGACAACAATTTGATTTAGAAGCCAGGCAGCAAAGAGAAGAGCTTAAAAACAACGAAGAAAGATTAATAAGAAAAGAGGAAAGCTTAGCAAAAAAAGAAGAGAATCTAGAAAAACTAAAAGAAAAATTAGAAGCCCAACACGAAAATATCCTAAAATTAGAGAAAGAACTGGAAACAAAATTAAATGAAATCGCAAAAATGACCGAAGAAGAAGCACGTCAGATAGTAATAAACGAAGCAAGAGATAAATACGAAAAAGAAATTGCCCAAAAATTCAAAGAAATAAAAGATTATTATGAAGATGAATCAAAAAAATATGCCCGATGGGTTATCACTACCGCCATTCAAAGATATGCATCAGATGTCACCAACGAAATAACTACGTCAACCGTATCCTTACCTACAGATGACATGAAAGGCAGAATAATTGGTAGAGAGGGAAGAAACATCAGAACATTTGAAAAACTCACCGGTGCCGATTTGATAATTGATGATACCCCAGAAATAGTTGTAATATCCTCATTCAACCCATTAAGAAGAGAGATAGCAAAAAGGACACTCGAAATGCTAGTAGCCGATGGACGAATACATCCTGCCAGAATAGAAGAGCTCTATGAAAAATCAAAAAATGAAATTCAAGAATACATAAAAGAGGTAGGAAAGGAAGCGGTAATTCGAGCAGGTATAAAACAACCTCATATTGAGATAATTAAACTTCTAGGTAGATTAAAATTTAGAACCAGTTATGGACAAGATGTATTGGAACATTCCATAGAAGTATCACAATTTGCTGGAATGATGGCAAGTGAACTAGGTTTGAACGTTGAACTTGCTAAAAGAGCAGCTTTATTTCATGATTTAGGAAAGGCTGTTGATCATGAAGTTGAAGGATCACATGCTATTGTTGGAGGGCAAATTGCTAAGAGATACGGAGAGAAATTGGAAGTAGTTAATGCTATACAGTATCACCACAACGAAGTTGACCCGATGACACCCGAAGCTGTTTTAGTTGCTGCAAGTGATGCACTATCGGCATCCAGACCTGGTGCACGTAAAGAAACTTTGGAAAATTACATTCGAAGGATCGAGCAACTTGAGGAGATTGCAAAATCATTTAGGTACGTTGATAAAGCTTACGCGATACAAGCAGGAAGAGAATTGAGAATAATAGTTCAACCAGATAAAGTTGAAGATGAAGTCGCAGAAAAATTGGCACACGATATATCTGTTCAAATAGAGGAAAAAGTTCAATATCCTGGAGTAATCAAAGTAACCGTAATTAGAGAAAAAAGAAGTATATCTTATGCAAGTTAG